Sequence from the Pseudomonas frederiksbergensis genome:
CGCGCAATTGCCCCGGCTCGCTCGCCAGCAGCCCTTGCAGGGCATGCAACGGTGTCTCGGGATCGAGCCACAGCCGCTGGCCCTCTTCATCGAGAATCAGCGGGCGCCGCTGACCGGCCGCCGGCTGGGTGATGACGGCCGTGCTCAACCACACCTGCTCCTGCACCGGATACGCTTCCCAGATCGCCGCGAAAAACAGCGATGAACCTTCCCCCGGGGTCAGCCAATACGGGCGTTTACGCGAACCACCACGCCACTCGTAGAAGCCGTTGGCCGGCAGCAGGCACCGACGCAACCGCAGGGCCTCGCGGAACATCGGTTGCTCGGCGACGGTTTCGGCGCGGGCATGGGCCGGGGTGCGGGACAGGTCGGTCAGCCACGGCGGCGTCAGTCCCCAGCGCGCCCGGGCCAATTCACGCCGGCCATCGGCGCCAGCCCGCAGCATCAGAACCGAATCGTTGGGCGATATGTTCCATTGGGCCTTCTGGTCGGCGGGGAAGCCGGGCAAGGCCGCGAAGGCAGGATTCCAGCGAAACAGGGCATAACGTCCACACATGGGGTAACACGACTCTCAAATCAAACGGCGGCCAGCCTAACAGACCAGCGTTCCGGGGTAACTGTCCGGCTCATCGCCGGGCAACGGCAGCGCGGCATTGTAGGCGGCGATCAGTTCGCGGGCGTATTGCGCCTGTTCATCTTCCACCGCCAGCCCCAACAGCCCATGCATCGGCAGTTCCCCCGCGCCCCCCACCAGGTCACGGCCCACCAGATGCGCCGTGATGCCTTCGCTGGCGAGCATGCCTTGGAGCAATTCACCTTCCATCAGGTTTTCCAGTTCGTAGATTCGCTGCATGGCCGCCCCTCATTCGTTCTCGCTGAAGACCTCGAGGTGCCATTCTTCCTCGTGTACTTGCAGCACGAAGGTAATCGGCCGACAACAGACCTGGCAATCCTCGATGTAGGTCTGGTCGCCACCGGAAAGATCCAATGAAGTCTCCACTTCTTCTCCACAATACGGACATTCATATTCAGCAGCTTCCAGCATCGCGGTCTCCCAAGTGACTTGTGCGTATAATCGCCGGTCTATTTGCAGGGCTATTTTTGCCTGGGCTATCTTCCAGGCGTGTCCTGTCATTTTTTCGATCGAACCTTTACTTACCCTAGCCGTTTCCAACAAGAGAGCATGATGGGCGAATTCGATGCCATCCGACCTTACGACGACAGCGAAGTACCAGCGGTGCTGGCACGGCTGCTCAGCGACAAGGCGTTTCTAGATATCCTCACCCACTTCCGCTTCCCGCGCCTGGCCGGCGCTTTCGGCTGGATGCTCAAACCCCTTATAGCGCAGAAGTTGCGTCGTGAGTTCGCCGGTGTGACCTCGGTCGCCACCCTGCAGGACAAAGTGGAGTTCTACGTCGACCACACCATCGAGCGCGCCACCGATGGCGTGACCTATACAGGGGTGGAGCAATTCAAGTCCGGCAACGCGTACCTGTTCATCGCCAACCACCGCGACATCGTGATGGACCCGGCGTTCGTCAACTATGCCGTGTACCACGCAGGCCTGCCGACGCCGCGCATCGCCATTGGCGACAACCTGCTGCAAAAGCCGTTTGTCAGCGACCTGATGCGCCTGAACAAGAGCTTCATCGTGCATCGCTCCATCACCGGCCGGCGGGAAAAGATGGCGGCGTACCAATTGCTGTCGGCGTACATCAACCATTC
This genomic interval carries:
- a CDS encoding SOS response-associated peptidase; translation: MCGRYALFRWNPAFAALPGFPADQKAQWNISPNDSVLMLRAGADGRRELARARWGLTPPWLTDLSRTPAHARAETVAEQPMFREALRLRRCLLPANGFYEWRGGSRKRPYWLTPGEGSSLFFAAIWEAYPVQEQVWLSTAVITQPAAGQRRPLILDEEGQRLWLDPETPLHALQGLLASEPGQLRERVLANMVNDPKLNGPECLTPA
- a CDS encoding putative signal transducing protein; amino-acid sequence: MQRIYELENLMEGELLQGMLASEGITAHLVGRDLVGGAGELPMHGLLGLAVEDEQAQYARELIAAYNAALPLPGDEPDSYPGTLVC
- a CDS encoding CPXCG motif-containing cysteine-rich protein, translating into MLEAAEYECPYCGEEVETSLDLSGGDQTYIEDCQVCCRPITFVLQVHEEEWHLEVFSENE